The proteins below are encoded in one region of Acidobacteriota bacterium:
- a CDS encoding N-6 DNA methylase gives MTPRSHLGLPGVTGTLVSGVFAERRLTDMFAGQLGESTRQRACHAIGSWFRRHGSRLGPASSLRTLAGSGAGPLVQALGFHLCESRDQTRGRMLPAVAHATGATLPVAIFQWGEPMDRSWTDIARLAVHAGTEWVACFNGRSLRLCDARRTYARDFIDFDLEVVAAAPASFALFWGLLRPEALGELTRRITVESARHGVAVCASLRDGVREALALLLQALLNASREDPYRSASSAHRDAVLEQALTIIYRMLFLLFAESRGLVPVWHPVYRASYTIEALRTQAERPGGRRGLWEAFQALSRLAHSGCHAGTLRVTPFNGRLFAPARTPLAERRRLDDDLVGNALVALTTNPGANGRERISFRDLGVEQLGAVYESVLDYEPVIARAPHGSSTGGRGPTTAVGVTLVAQRDRRKASGTFYTPQSMTDYLVRQTLHPLVSSATAEQILSLRVLDPAMGSGAFLVSACRYMASAYEQALVRERGWLPADVTEADRAGFRRLVARRCLYGIDLNPMAVQVARLSLWLATLASDRPLTFLDHHLAVGDSLLGASLDDLARQPPGAGRSLRGSSTLPLFDESDVGSTLERVLPVRNQLESVEDDTAEAVHDKERLLAGLWSASSPLVPLKRAADLWCACWFWDAGEPTAPDGREYADLLAAALHGQSALPKRLVESRLARARRIAEGRRFFHWTLEFPEVFFDGDGRPARNGGFDAIVGNPPWEMLRGDSGPDDQRENRRVFAAQVTRFARAAGVYGSVNHGHANQYQLFIERSLRLVRRGGRVGLVVPWGLASDHGCADLRRLLFEQCNTDRLVGLENAAGIFPIHRGVRFLLLSTTAGTPTRRTRCRFGARDPSELDTIVSGAARRLSRDSAVTITPEFLKRVSGPGMAIPHLRTRQDMRLVEQLVERFPPLADRRGWGATFGRELNATDDRGLFTTSPGDIPIVEGKHVDPFVVHVSECDQWIASPEALMPRTVWRAARRPRLAYRDVASSSNRLTLIAAILPRHTMAVHTVFCLKTRMSLRDQTFLCGMLNSLVANYLARLWVTTHLGTTTVERLPMPRPDALSDEYARMAALAQQLGRPNRDWNAVYARLQAVAARLYGLSPEDLQLVLGSFPLVDDAIRRAVVSAFVELG, from the coding sequence GTGACGCCGCGCAGCCACCTCGGCCTGCCCGGTGTCACCGGCACGCTCGTATCGGGGGTCTTCGCGGAACGCCGGCTCACCGACATGTTCGCCGGACAACTCGGCGAGTCGACTCGCCAACGCGCATGTCACGCCATCGGCTCGTGGTTCAGACGACACGGAAGCCGGCTCGGCCCAGCGTCGAGCCTGCGCACGCTGGCCGGTTCGGGAGCCGGTCCGCTCGTCCAGGCGCTGGGATTTCACCTGTGCGAAAGCCGGGACCAGACACGCGGGAGGATGCTGCCCGCCGTGGCACATGCGACTGGTGCAACGCTGCCGGTGGCGATCTTCCAGTGGGGCGAGCCGATGGATCGAAGCTGGACTGACATCGCGAGGCTTGCTGTGCACGCCGGCACGGAATGGGTCGCTTGCTTCAACGGCCGCAGCCTCCGACTCTGCGACGCCCGTCGCACCTACGCCCGGGACTTCATCGACTTCGACCTCGAAGTGGTCGCGGCCGCTCCGGCGTCGTTCGCGCTGTTCTGGGGACTGCTGCGACCAGAGGCGCTCGGCGAACTCACGCGGCGCATCACTGTGGAATCAGCCCGCCACGGCGTGGCGGTCTGCGCGTCGCTGCGCGACGGCGTGCGCGAGGCGCTGGCGCTGTTGCTGCAGGCATTACTCAATGCCAGCCGCGAAGACCCTTACCGTTCCGCCAGTTCGGCGCATCGGGACGCAGTCCTCGAACAGGCGCTCACGATCATCTACCGCATGTTGTTCCTGTTGTTTGCCGAATCGCGGGGCCTGGTGCCCGTGTGGCATCCGGTGTATCGCGCCAGCTACACCATCGAAGCGCTGCGCACGCAAGCCGAGCGCCCCGGGGGCCGGCGGGGTCTGTGGGAAGCGTTCCAGGCGCTCTCGCGTCTCGCACATTCCGGCTGCCATGCAGGCACGCTGCGCGTCACGCCCTTCAACGGCCGTCTGTTCGCACCGGCTCGGACGCCGCTCGCCGAACGACGCCGGCTCGACGACGACCTGGTCGGGAACGCCCTTGTCGCGTTGACGACGAATCCGGGTGCCAATGGCCGCGAACGGATCTCGTTCCGCGATCTGGGAGTCGAGCAACTGGGCGCCGTCTACGAAAGCGTGCTCGACTACGAGCCCGTCATCGCACGCGCACCGCACGGGTCATCGACCGGCGGGCGTGGTCCAACGACTGCGGTCGGCGTGACGCTGGTCGCCCAGCGCGATCGACGAAAGGCGAGCGGGACGTTCTATACACCGCAGAGCATGACGGACTACCTGGTCCGGCAGACGCTTCATCCGTTGGTGTCGAGCGCCACCGCGGAGCAGATTCTCTCGCTGCGCGTGCTCGATCCCGCCATGGGCAGCGGAGCGTTCCTCGTCTCCGCGTGTCGGTACATGGCCTCGGCATACGAGCAGGCCCTCGTACGCGAACGGGGTTGGCTACCGGCCGACGTCACCGAAGCCGATCGCGCCGGATTCCGCAGGCTCGTCGCACGGCGCTGTCTCTACGGCATTGATCTGAATCCGATGGCCGTGCAGGTCGCTCGCCTGTCGTTGTGGCTGGCCACGCTCGCATCCGATCGGCCGCTGACCTTTCTTGATCATCATCTGGCGGTCGGAGACAGCCTGCTGGGCGCATCGCTCGACGATCTGGCGCGGCAACCGCCCGGCGCGGGGCGATCGCTGCGAGGTTCATCCACGCTGCCGCTGTTTGATGAAAGTGACGTCGGCTCGACACTCGAACGGGTGCTGCCCGTGAGGAACCAACTCGAAAGCGTCGAAGACGATACGGCCGAGGCTGTCCACGACAAGGAACGGCTGCTGGCCGGGTTGTGGTCGGCGTCGAGTCCGCTCGTCCCGCTCAAGCGAGCGGCCGACCTCTGGTGTGCGTGCTGGTTCTGGGACGCGGGCGAACCCACGGCACCCGACGGGCGCGAGTACGCGGACCTGCTGGCAGCCGCGCTGCACGGCCAGTCGGCGCTGCCGAAACGGCTTGTCGAATCACGCCTCGCGCGGGCGAGGCGCATCGCCGAGGGGCGGCGCTTCTTTCACTGGACCCTCGAATTCCCCGAGGTCTTCTTCGACGGCGACGGCCGGCCCGCCCGCAACGGAGGGTTCGACGCAATCGTGGGGAACCCTCCGTGGGAAATGCTCAGGGGTGATAGCGGTCCCGACGACCAGCGCGAGAATCGGCGCGTCTTCGCCGCACAGGTCACGCGATTCGCCCGCGCGGCCGGCGTCTACGGGTCTGTCAATCACGGCCACGCGAATCAGTACCAGTTGTTCATCGAACGCAGCCTGCGCCTGGTCCGTCGGGGCGGACGGGTGGGCCTTGTCGTGCCATGGGGACTGGCATCGGACCACGGATGCGCCGATCTTCGGCGCCTGCTATTCGAACAGTGCAACACGGATCGACTCGTCGGCCTGGAGAACGCTGCCGGGATCTTTCCTATCCATCGGGGTGTGCGCTTCCTGCTGTTGTCCACAACGGCCGGCACACCAACGCGGCGAACGCGTTGCCGATTCGGCGCACGTGATCCGTCCGAACTGGACACGATTGTGTCTGGCGCCGCGCGGCGCCTCAGTCGCGACTCCGCCGTCACCATTACGCCGGAGTTCTTGAAGCGCGTGTCCGGACCCGGCATGGCCATCCCCCATCTGCGTACCCGGCAGGACATGCGCCTCGTCGAACAACTGGTCGAACGCTTCCCGCCGCTTGCGGACCGTCGCGGATGGGGTGCAACGTTCGGGCGGGAACTGAACGCCACCGACGATCGCGGCCTCTTCACGACCAGCCCCGGCGACATCCCCATCGTCGAAGGCAAGCACGTGGATCCGTTCGTCGTGCACGTCTCGGAGTGCGACCAGTGGATCGCCAGCCCGGAAGCGCTCATGCCCCGAACTGTCTGGCGCGCCGCCAGGCGTCCGCGACTCGCGTATCGTGATGTCGCTTCGTCTTCAAACCGCCTGACGCTTATCGCCGCGATTCTGCCGCGCCATACGATGGCCGTCCACACGGTGTTCTGCCTGAAAACGCGGATGTCGCTTCGGGATCAGACCTTTCTGTGCGGCATGCTCAACAGCCTCGTCGCCAATTACCTGGCGCGGCTGTGGGTGACGACCCATCTGGGCACAACGACAGTGGAGCGATTACCGATGCCTCGACCCGACGCGCTTTCGGATGAGTACGCGCGCATGGCCGCACTCGCACAACAGCTTGGGCGACCCAACCGCGACTGGAACGCGGTCTACGCCAGGCTCCAGGCCGTGGCGGCACGGCTGTATGGCCTGTCGCCAGAGGATTTGCAGCTGGTGCTTGGTTCCTTTCCGTTGGTGGATGACGCTATTCGGCGGGCCGTCGTTTCGGCTTTCGTGGAGTTGGGATGA
- the bfr gene encoding bacterioferritin, with translation MKGNPQILKVLNERLAEELTAISMYMVHSEMCANWGFEKLHQAFEKQAIDEMKHAEMLIGRILFLEGTPTVSKLNHMKIGANVTDMIVADEDAESGAIKNYNDTIAAAVKADDNGTRELIAKILLDEERHIDWAETQRELIAQMGLQNYLANQA, from the coding sequence ATGAAAGGGAACCCGCAGATTCTCAAGGTGTTGAACGAGCGACTCGCCGAAGAGTTGACGGCCATCAGCATGTACATGGTGCACTCCGAGATGTGCGCCAACTGGGGCTTCGAGAAGTTGCACCAGGCCTTCGAGAAGCAGGCCATCGACGAAATGAAGCATGCCGAGATGCTGATCGGGCGCATCCTCTTCCTCGAGGGCACGCCCACCGTGTCGAAGCTCAATCACATGAAGATCGGCGCGAACGTCACCGACATGATCGTCGCCGACGAGGACGCCGAGTCTGGCGCCATCAAGAACTACAACGACACGATTGCCGCGGCCGTCAAGGCCGACGACAACGGCACGCGTGAACTCATCGCCAAGATCCTGCTCGACGAAGAGCGGCACATCGACTGGGCCGAAACCCAGCGCGAACTGATTGCCCAGATGGGGCTGCAGAACTACCTGGCGAATCAGGCGTAA
- a CDS encoding DUF1634 domain-containing protein → MTHSPAASTQELERILGRVLLIGSGLSTIVLALGLTLAVLWPAHSAGDWLLRAGLVILMATPALRVLVSVIEYTGRRDWLFAGLTATVLLVLAGSLLVAWR, encoded by the coding sequence ATGACCCACTCGCCGGCAGCGTCGACACAGGAACTGGAACGGATTCTCGGCCGCGTGCTCCTGATCGGAAGCGGGTTGAGCACGATCGTGCTCGCGCTGGGACTGACGCTCGCGGTGCTGTGGCCGGCGCACTCAGCCGGTGACTGGCTGTTGCGCGCCGGCCTTGTCATTCTGATGGCCACGCCCGCGCTGCGCGTACTCGTATCCGTCATCGAGTACACCGGGCGCCGCGACTGGCTGTTTGCCGGCCTGACAGCGACGGTCTTGCTGGTACTCGCCGGCAGCCTCCTGGTCGCGTGGCGCTAG
- a CDS encoding sulfite exporter TauE/SafE family protein: protein MSPLFLGLMIVMGAVAGTMGALLGLGGGVFLVPFLVLAAGLPIKTAVGISLITVIATSSTVSAHSAGRQLINLRLGLVLEIATAVGGLMGGLTARYLSERTIEWLFAVVACAVAGVMLTRLDRRNVITEPDADPGMLGGRFYDAEAGRTVIYRVKRLRLALLASLVAGNVSTLLGLGGGIIKVPVLNAWCGVPLRAAAATSAFMIGVTATAGAVIYYGQGYILPTLAAATVLGVLAGSRLGLRLAMRLRARRLKLIMSGILLVVAVLMIVRAAK from the coding sequence ATGTCGCCATTGTTCCTGGGATTGATGATCGTGATGGGTGCCGTTGCAGGCACGATGGGCGCGCTGCTCGGCCTTGGGGGCGGCGTGTTTTTGGTGCCGTTCCTCGTGCTGGCGGCGGGGTTGCCCATCAAGACCGCCGTCGGCATCAGCCTCATCACGGTGATTGCCACATCGAGCACGGTGTCGGCGCACTCGGCTGGACGACAGCTCATCAACCTCCGCCTCGGACTGGTGCTGGAAATCGCGACCGCCGTTGGAGGTCTGATGGGCGGCCTGACGGCACGGTATCTCTCAGAACGGACGATCGAGTGGTTGTTCGCGGTCGTGGCCTGCGCCGTCGCGGGCGTCATGCTGACGAGGCTCGATCGCCGCAACGTGATTACCGAGCCCGATGCGGATCCGGGCATGCTTGGCGGCAGGTTCTACGACGCCGAGGCTGGCCGCACGGTGATCTACCGCGTGAAGCGGTTGCGGCTGGCGCTACTGGCATCGCTCGTGGCGGGGAATGTCTCGACGCTGCTCGGCCTGGGCGGGGGCATCATCAAGGTGCCGGTGCTCAACGCGTGGTGCGGGGTGCCGCTTCGGGCTGCGGCGGCGACAAGCGCTTTCATGATTGGCGTCACCGCCACGGCCGGGGCGGTGATCTACTACGGGCAAGGCTACATCCTTCCGACGCTGGCGGCCGCGACCGTCCTCGGTGTGCTCGCGGGATCGCGACTGGGTCTGCGGCTCGCCATGCGGCTGCGCGCTCGAAGGCTCAAGCTCATCATGAGCGGCATCCTGTTGGTCGTAGCGGTGTTGATGATTGTGAGGGCGGCGAAATGA
- a CDS encoding amidohydrolase family protein gives MKQTRHIVARRFSLARGALLMVASVALFHLTHMSAQALPSADLVVRNARVVVGDGRIIVAADVGMRAGIITFIEPAGARDSGAGSARVDISGARVVDAAGRTVIPGLIDAHVHAEGWTLPVFLKYGVTSVRDLHSDGPFIFPLAKDDSPAHPRIVTSGPLIDGVGSFRKNAVQVASLGEARAAVRRLVDQGAAVIKVYTRLDPVLIAAVASEARARGVPVAAHLGFATATQAADAGVTSIEHLSGIADAAFDDPQRLLAAHQDFLGGWTAFELEWQRIPFARLESVAKQLVAHGIVIVPTLALHEAFARMADADLMKDPALSEVPESVLKVGWNPADIMGRAKWTAATLAAFKQTLPILQRFVGVYAHLGGRIAAGTDTPQQFVVPGVSLHRELELYVASGLTPAQALRTATVEAATLLGIQDRVGLVAVGKAADLVILDADPLADIRNTRRIWMVVKGGHVIP, from the coding sequence GTGAAACAGACACGTCACATCGTGGCTCGGCGATTCTCCCTTGCGCGAGGCGCGCTGTTGATGGTCGCGTCAGTTGCGCTGTTCCATCTTACCCACATGTCCGCACAAGCACTTCCTAGCGCCGATCTCGTGGTTCGCAACGCCCGTGTCGTCGTCGGTGATGGCCGCATCATCGTCGCGGCTGACGTTGGGATGCGAGCCGGGATCATCACCTTCATCGAACCAGCCGGTGCGAGGGATTCTGGCGCAGGATCCGCCAGGGTCGACATCTCTGGCGCACGGGTGGTCGACGCCGCGGGCCGCACGGTGATCCCGGGACTGATCGACGCGCACGTACACGCCGAAGGATGGACGCTGCCGGTCTTCCTCAAGTACGGCGTCACCAGCGTCCGCGACCTGCATAGTGACGGCCCCTTCATCTTCCCGCTCGCTAAGGACGACAGTCCTGCGCACCCGCGCATCGTGACGTCGGGACCGTTGATTGATGGCGTGGGCAGCTTCCGGAAGAACGCCGTCCAGGTGGCGAGTCTCGGCGAGGCGCGAGCCGCCGTGCGCCGGCTCGTCGACCAGGGCGCGGCCGTCATCAAGGTCTACACGCGGCTCGACCCGGTCCTGATTGCGGCGGTCGCATCCGAGGCACGAGCCCGCGGGGTGCCAGTAGCCGCGCACCTCGGCTTTGCCACCGCGACGCAGGCGGCCGACGCCGGCGTCACCAGCATCGAGCACCTGAGCGGCATTGCCGATGCCGCTTTCGATGACCCGCAGCGACTGCTGGCCGCGCATCAGGACTTTCTCGGCGGCTGGACGGCCTTCGAACTCGAGTGGCAGCGCATTCCGTTCGCGCGCCTCGAATCGGTCGCAAAGCAACTGGTCGCTCACGGCATCGTCATCGTCCCCACGCTGGCGCTCCACGAAGCATTTGCCCGCATGGCCGATGCCGACTTGATGAAGGATCCCGCGCTCTCGGAGGTGCCAGAGAGCGTCCTCAAGGTCGGATGGAATCCGGCCGACATCATGGGACGCGCGAAGTGGACGGCGGCCACGCTCGCGGCGTTCAAGCAGACGCTGCCCATCCTCCAGCGCTTCGTAGGTGTGTACGCGCACCTCGGTGGCCGGATCGCAGCTGGTACCGACACGCCGCAGCAGTTCGTCGTCCCAGGCGTGAGCCTGCACCGCGAGCTGGAACTCTACGTGGCATCAGGACTGACGCCGGCGCAGGCACTCAGGACCGCGACGGTCGAGGCGGCCACACTGCTCGGTATTCAGGATCGGGTCGGGCTGGTCGCGGTTGGCAAAGCGGCGGATCTCGTCATCCTCGACGCCGACCCGCTCGCCGACATCCGAAATACGCGCAGGATCTGGATGGTCGTCAAAGGGGGGCACGTCATTCCGTAG
- a CDS encoding 2-dehydropantoate 2-reductase, which translates to MSIHFAVVGAGAVGGYYGAKLAVSGQKVSFLARGAHLRAIRERGLMVWSPLGDFTVRAQAEDDPAKVGPVDVVLLAVKTYDNETVLPRLKPLLGPATVVLSLQNGVDSIDEVATVVGEERVLGGPTYIATALSLPGLIEQTGVHRRIVFGEAFGERATVTERVKRIATVMTAADIQAEAVADARVAMWEKFIYLSPFAAFTGAARLPIGPLRDDPFIYEQIMAAVCEVEGVARAEGVGIRDHASLMEYVANYVTALPAATRSSLLIDLQMGKRIELEALAGSVVRRSRAAGVPTPIMSALYSVLKPWAGGSRP; encoded by the coding sequence ATGTCGATACATTTTGCGGTCGTTGGGGCCGGAGCCGTTGGCGGGTATTACGGGGCGAAACTCGCTGTTTCAGGTCAAAAAGTGAGCTTTCTTGCGCGAGGTGCGCATCTCAGGGCCATCCGGGAGCGGGGCCTGATGGTCTGGAGTCCGCTGGGCGACTTTACGGTGCGGGCGCAGGCCGAAGACGACCCGGCGAAGGTCGGGCCGGTCGACGTCGTCCTGCTGGCCGTCAAAACGTACGACAACGAGACGGTGCTTCCGCGGCTCAAGCCCCTGCTCGGCCCGGCTACCGTGGTCCTTTCGCTGCAGAACGGGGTGGACTCCATAGACGAGGTGGCCACCGTGGTCGGCGAGGAGCGCGTCCTCGGCGGCCCGACCTACATTGCCACGGCCCTTTCGCTGCCTGGGCTCATTGAACAGACCGGCGTACACAGGCGCATCGTGTTTGGTGAGGCGTTCGGTGAGCGCGCGACCGTGACCGAGCGCGTGAAGCGGATAGCCACCGTGATGACTGCGGCCGACATTCAGGCCGAAGCCGTGGCCGATGCGCGCGTCGCGATGTGGGAGAAGTTTATCTACCTGTCGCCGTTTGCCGCGTTTACCGGCGCGGCGCGTCTGCCCATCGGTCCGCTCAGAGACGATCCGTTCATCTACGAGCAGATCATGGCGGCGGTATGCGAGGTCGAGGGCGTCGCGCGGGCCGAGGGTGTCGGCATTCGCGATCACGCCAGCCTGATGGAGTACGTCGCCAACTACGTCACCGCGCTACCGGCGGCCACGCGTTCGTCGTTGCTGATTGACTTACAGATGGGGAAGCGCATCGAACTCGAGGCGCTGGCCGGATCGGTCGTTCGCCGCAGCCGCGCGGCAGGTGTTCCCACGCCAATCATGAGCGCGCTCTACTCGGTTCTGAAGCCTTGGGCCGGGGGAAGCAGACCATAG
- a CDS encoding HAD-IB family hydrolase — protein sequence MKRLVLFDLDDTLLAGDSDYEWGQMLIDVGVLDRTTYEARNLEFYERYKAGVLNLSEFLAFQLKPLADHSRSQLDAWHAQFMTSKVLPMIRPGARALIERYREDVEVIITATNRFITGPIAEMLGVKNLLATELEEVDGRFTGRERGTPCFREGKVMRLEEWLASRGERLSDYSESWFYTDSINDLPLLQKVTNPVAVDPDEQLRAQAEARGWPIISLD from the coding sequence ATGAAACGCCTCGTGCTGTTCGATCTCGACGACACGCTGCTCGCCGGCGACAGCGACTATGAGTGGGGCCAGATGCTCATCGACGTGGGCGTGCTCGATCGCACCACCTACGAGGCGCGCAACCTCGAGTTCTATGAGCGGTACAAGGCGGGCGTGCTCAACCTTTCCGAGTTTCTCGCGTTCCAGTTGAAGCCGCTGGCGGACCACTCGCGCAGCCAGCTCGACGCGTGGCACGCGCAGTTCATGACGTCAAAGGTGCTGCCGATGATCCGCCCTGGCGCCAGGGCGCTCATCGAACGCTACCGCGAAGACGTCGAGGTGATCATCACGGCGACCAACCGGTTCATCACGGGACCGATCGCGGAGATGCTCGGCGTAAAGAATCTGCTGGCGACCGAACTTGAGGAAGTTGATGGGCGCTTCACCGGACGGGAGCGGGGAACGCCGTGCTTCCGCGAGGGCAAGGTGATGAGGCTCGAGGAGTGGCTCGCTTCCCGAGGCGAGAGATTGTCTGACTACAGCGAGAGCTGGTTCTACACCGACTCCATTAACGACCTGCCGCTTCTGCAGAAGGTGACCAACCCGGTCGCCGTGGATCCGGATGAGCAGCTCCGCGCGCAGGCCGAAGCGCGCGGCTGGCCCATCATCTCGCTCGACTGA
- a CDS encoding M14 family metallopeptidase, whose amino-acid sequence MMLTTTLLALTITLAPGQKAPAPAVDPHPTMKVGTATATRGQKATGAIVVPAGVDAATNIAVAIVHGAKPGPVLAIVAGAHGTEYSSIIAVERLIQTLNPAEITGTVILVPLVNVASFEQKVAHVNPVDGKSMNRFYPGKMDGTQTERASFLMTKEVVEQCDHLIDLHGGDIDESLRPYSYWTVTGNARQDAISKEMVLAFGLDHIIISADRPKDPAASRYLENTASTRGKPSITAEAGHAGTTDTDDIAALVNGSVNVMRHLKMLSGVAAVVENPVWVEKIAAVTSDQTGIFYPLVKRGMTVEAGMKIGYVTDYVGKVILEARAPVAGEVLFIRAVPSMTKGETIANIGVVKR is encoded by the coding sequence ATGATGCTGACAACCACACTCTTGGCACTCACGATCACGCTGGCGCCGGGGCAGAAGGCACCCGCTCCAGCCGTGGATCCTCACCCGACCATGAAGGTCGGCACGGCCACCGCCACGCGCGGGCAGAAGGCAACCGGCGCCATCGTGGTGCCGGCCGGCGTCGATGCCGCCACCAACATTGCTGTCGCCATCGTGCACGGCGCGAAGCCTGGCCCTGTTCTCGCCATTGTTGCCGGCGCCCACGGTACCGAGTACAGCTCGATCATTGCCGTCGAGCGCCTCATCCAGACGCTCAATCCGGCCGAGATCACCGGGACCGTCATCCTTGTCCCACTGGTCAATGTCGCGTCGTTCGAGCAGAAGGTCGCGCATGTCAACCCGGTTGACGGCAAGAGCATGAACCGGTTCTATCCCGGGAAGATGGACGGGACGCAAACCGAGCGAGCGTCGTTCCTGATGACGAAGGAAGTGGTCGAGCAGTGCGACCACCTGATCGATCTGCACGGCGGCGACATCGACGAGAGCCTGCGGCCATATTCCTACTGGACTGTCACGGGCAACGCGCGCCAGGACGCCATCTCAAAGGAGATGGTGCTCGCCTTTGGCCTCGATCACATCATCATCTCCGCCGACAGACCGAAAGACCCCGCAGCCTCGCGCTACCTGGAGAACACCGCATCAACGCGCGGCAAACCCTCCATCACTGCCGAGGCCGGGCACGCCGGCACGACCGACACCGACGACATCGCCGCGCTCGTCAACGGTTCGGTCAACGTCATGCGGCACCTGAAGATGCTCTCGGGGGTGGCCGCCGTCGTCGAGAATCCTGTGTGGGTCGAGAAGATCGCGGCGGTGACCAGCGATCAGACGGGCATCTTCTACCCGCTCGTGAAACGTGGCATGACGGTCGAAGCCGGGATGAAGATCGGTTACGTGACCGACTACGTTGGCAAGGTGATTCTCGAGGCACGCGCGCCGGTTGCAGGCGAGGTGCTCTTCATCCGCGCCGTGCCGTCGATGACGAAAGGCGAGACCATCGCCAACATCGGCGTCGTCAAACGCTGA